CACCAGCGCAGGCCGCTCACCGACTCGTCGAGGAACACGGCGGCCGACGTCATGCCGAAGACGGGGACCAGGAGGGAGAAGGGCGCCACCGTGGACGCCGGGTGGCGGTGCAGCAGCCAGCCCCAGGCGCCGAAGCCGAAGACGGTGGTGACCCAGGCGACGTAGACGACCGTGCCCGCGCCCTGCCAGTCCAGGGCGCGCAGGGCGGCCAGGTCCCTCGCCGGGCCCTCCGTCAGCAGGGACAGGGCGAGCAGCGGCAGCACCGGGACCGTGCTGACCCAGACCATGAAGTTCAGCGCGTCCGGCGGGGACGCCTTGCGGGTGAGGACGTTCGACGCGCCCCAGCACACCGCCGCCGCGATGACGAGCGCGAACGCGCCGAGCGGGCCTGAGGCGCCCTCGTCGACGGCCGCGACGCCGATGCCGGCGAGGGCGACGCCCATGCCCAACAGGCGGACGCGGGTGGGGCGTTCGCCGAGCGCGACGAAGGCGATGGCCGCCGTGAACACCGACTGTATCTGCAACACCAGCGACGACAGTCCGGCCGGCATCCCCGAGGCCATCCCGGTGAACAGCAGCCCGAACTTGGCCATCCCCAGCACCAGCCCCACCGCCACGATCCACTTCCAGGCCACCTTCGGGCGGCCGACGAAGAACACCGCGGGCAGCGCCGCCACCAGGAAGCGCAGGGCGGAGAAGAGCAGCGGCGGGAAGTGGCCGAGGCCGATCTCGACGACGGTGAAGTTCACGCCCCAGACGGCGGCGACGAGGACGGCGAGAACGAGGTGAGAGGGGGCGAGGTGAGAGGGGGCGAGTTGAGAGGGGCGCATACGGTGAGGATCACCGCAGCGGACCAGGTAGCACCAGCGCTGATTGCTGCATGGTTGGATGAAGCAACGCTACCGATTGGATTCACGGTGCTCGATCTCCAGCGCCTGCGCGCCCTGCACGCCGTCTCCGTCCACGGCACCGTCGGCGCCGCGGCCGTCGCCCTCGGCTACACCTCGTCGGCGGTCTCCCAGCAGATCGCCAAGCTGGAACGGGAGACCCGGACGGTCCTGCTGGAGCGCGAGGGGCGCGGTATCCGGCTCACCGACGAGGCACTCCAACTCGCCGCCACGGCAAAGGAGTTGCTGGCGATCGTCGAGCGCGCCGAGACCGAGCTGGAGGAGCGGCGCGGGGTGCCGGCCGGGCGGCTGGCCATCGCCGCGTTCGCCTCGGCGGCGCGCGGGCTGCTGCCCTCGGTCCTGGCCGACCTGGCCCGTCGGCACCCCGCCCTGGACGCCCGGCTCACCGAGGTCGACCCGCATCTGTCGGTGGACCTGGTCGCGAAGGGCGCCGTGGACCTCGCCGTCGCGCACGACTGGGACATCGCGCCGCTGCCCGCCCCGGCCGGCGTGGAGCAGGCGGTGATCGGGGACGACCTGTGCGACCTGCTGGTCCCCGCGGGCCACGCCTTCGTGGGGCGGACGACCGTACGGCGGGAGGAGCTGGGCGGCGAGCGGTGGATCTGCCAGCCGCCGGGCCGGGTCTGCCACGACTGGCTGCTGCGCACGCTGCGCGCGGCCGGGCACGAGCCGGACCTCGTCCACACCGCCGACGAGAACCCGACCCTCGTCGCCCTGGTCGCCGCCGGCCTCGGCGTCGCCCTCATCCCCCGGCTCGGGCGCGGCCCGCTGCCGGCCGGGGTGGTGGAGGTGCCGCTCGACCCGATGCCCGTACGACGCCTGTACGCGCTGTGGCGCACGGGCGCGGCACGGCGGCCGGCGATCGCGGAGACGGTGCGCGTGCTGCGCGAGCAGTGGCCGCAGGCGTCGGCCCACTGAGGCCCTGGAAGGAAGGAAGCGAGGGGGGAGGGAGCGAAGGAAGGAAGGAAGGCCGCCGCTGAATTCCGGGAATGGCCGGCTCAGGAGCCCCTCCCGTCACACCTGTCCCGACTTCCGGAAATCCGGGCGCGGGCGGGAACCCTGCCGACGGCCCGCTCGTCCAACTCGCAGGCTGTCGGACGAGTCACCTCCTCGGTGCGGTGTCGGCCCTCGCTGCTGGCTGCGATCGCTGACCCACCCTCTCCGCCGCACCGCCGGCAACCGAGCCGTCATCGGCGCGCCCCCTCCAATGCGCCGATGGCGGCGCCCGCGCGGGTAGCGTGCGCCCCGGACCCCCACCTCTCCCCACCGGACCCCCCTCCGGAAGGAGCGCGCCCATGCCCTCCAGACGCACCGTCCTCGCCGCCACCGCAGGCGTCACCGCCGCCCTCACCGTCGGCGCCGCGCCCCCCGCGCACGACCGCGACCCGAGCGCTCCCCTCTCCCGGACGACCTCCCGGATGATCTCCCGCACGCTCTCCCGGATGACCCTGGAGGAGAAGGTCGGACAGGTCTTCGTCTCGCGGGTCTACGGCCACTCGGCGACCGCGCCCGACCAGGCCGACGTCGACGCCAACCTCGCCGAACTCGGCGTGCGCACGGCCGCCGAGCTGCTCGCCCGCTACCGGCTCGGCGGGATCGTCTACTTCACCTGGGCGCGCAACACCCGCGCCCCGGCGCAGATCGCGGACCTCTCCAACGGCATCCAGCGGGCCTCCCTCCAGCAGCCGCGCGGGCTGCCGGTGCTGATCTCCACCGACCAGGAACACGGCGCCGTCTGCCGGGTGGGCCGGCCCGCCACCCTCTTCCCGGGCGCGATGGCGATCGGCGCCGGCGGCTCCCGCGCCGACGCCCGCACCCTCGGGCGGCTCGCCGGGCGCGAGCTGCGGGCGATGGGCATCCGGCAGGACTACTCCCCCGTCGCCGACGTCAACGTCGACCCGGCCAACCCGGTCATCGGCGTGCGCTCCTTCGGCGCCGACCCGGACGCGGTGGCCGGTCTGGTCGCGGCGGAGGTCGAGGGCTTCCGGGCGGCGGGGGTGGCGGCGACGGCCAAGCACTTCCCCGGGCACGGCGACACGGCCGTCGACAGCCACACCGGCTTCCCCGTCATCACCCACACCCGTGAGGTGTGGGAGGCGCTGGACGCGGTGCCCTTCCGGGCGGCGATCGCGGCCGGCGTCGACTCCCTGATGACCGCGCACATCCTGGTCCCCGCCCTCGACGTCCCCCACTCTCGGCTTCGCTCGAGCGGGGGGACCCCCATCGGCGACCCCGCCACCCTCTCCCGTCCCATCGTCACCGGCATCCTGCGCGAGAGGCTCGGCTACGACGGGGTCGTGGTCACCGACGCCCTCGACATGGCGGGCGTGCGCACCAAGTACGGCGACGACCGGGTGCCCGTCCTCGCGCTGAAGGCCGGCGTCGACCAGCTCCTCAACCCGCCCAAGCTGGACGTGGCGTTCAACGCCGTGCTGAAGGCCGTCCGGGACGGGGAGCTCACCGAGCGGCGGCTCGACGAGTCGGTCCTGCGGATCCTGCGGCTGAAGGCACGGCTGGGACTGTTCGACGAGCCGTACGTCAGCCTGGCCGACGTCGGGCGGACGGTCGGCGCGCGGGCGCATCTCGCGGCGGCCGACGAGATCGCCGAGCGGACGACGACCCTGCTGGTCAACGAGGGCCCGGTGCTGCCCCTCTCCCCCCGCACCCACCCCCGTCTGCTGGTCGTCGGCGCCGACCCGGCCTCGCCCACCGGCACCACCGGCCCGCCCACCGGTGTCCTCGCCGCCGCCCTCACCGCCCTGGGCTTCGGGGCGACCGCCCTGTCCACGGGCACGGACCCGTCGCCCGAGGCGATCACGCGGGCGCTGACGGCGGCGGGCGCGGCGGACGCCGTGGTGGTCGCCACGTACAACGTCACGGCGGACGGTGCGCAGCGGACGCTCGTGGAGCAGTTGGTGAGGCAACTGGCCGCGACCGGGCGGCCGGTGGTCGCGATGGCGATCCGCAACCCGTACGACGTGGCCCAACTGCCTTCGGTGCAGGCCTGCTTGGCCACCTACTCCTGGACCGACGTCGAACTGCGCGCCGCCGCCCGGGTGATCGCAGGGACGGTCGCACCGCGCGGAAAGCTACCGGTGCCCGTGCAGCGGGCGGACGATCCGACGCGGGTGCTGTACCCGACGGGACACGGCCTGACGTACTAGAGAACGTACGTGCGCACCAGAGGACGTACTCGGCCTACGCCGACCGTCGGGCGCGCGCCCCGCACCACGGCGGCGCGGGCAGGGGTCAGGTCCGTGAGACGGCGTGCGACGGGTCGGGGACCAGGAAACCGAAGTACAAGGTGACGAAGGCCGTGGACGTCCGCGCGATGCCCGGCGTCAACGGCCCTCTACGTCCAACTCGGCGGCGACACCCACCCGGTGGGCTGCGCGCGGCCGGTCTGAGTCACGTCACGGACGCAGCGCGGGCTCCCGCTCCACGTCCCGCACGTCCAGCTTCGCGTCGAACTTCGCCAGCGGCCTGGCCTGGGAGACGGCGGTGGCGGCGACGCCCGCCCAGTCCAGGATCCGGGCCGTGGCCAGCGACTTCTGGTCCGCGACGAGGCCGGCGACGTTCGCGCCGTGGTTCAGGCCGGGGGCCGTGAAGACGTACGAGTCCTTCGCGCCCTTGCCGAGCCGGAACGGCTCCGCGCCCCACGGGTCGTTCTGGCCGTAGACGAAGAGCATGTGGCGGGCGTTGTGCTTGACCCACGTGTCGACGTCCCGCATCGCGCCCGGCTGGAACTTCATCCGGATGTCGCGGGGGACGAAGTTGCGCGGCGGCTGGTAGCCGTAGCGGATGTACCGCTTCTCGATGTTCGGGAAGTGGATGGTGGGGGCGCCCAGTTGGGTGCCGGCCTGGTAGTAGTACGGGGTGTACGTCTCCAGGCCCTGGTCGGCGTAGGCGGAGAACCCGGAGATCGTGTCGATCGAGTCGAAGATCTCGTCGTCCGTGGCGGTCGCCGCGTTCGCGGGGATCGTGGCGCAGTCCGACAGCAGGCTGTACTGCCAGAAGCCCCAGACGTAGTCCAGCACCACGGCCTCGTAGGCGCGGTCGAGGCTGCCGATGGTGGTGAACGTGTAGCCGTTCTCCGCCGCGTACGCCTCGTACTTCTTCTCCAGCGGCTCCCGGCGCACCAGCGCCTCGCGCTGCACGGCGTTCAGCCGGTCGCGGCACTCCTTGGTGCCGACGCGGGCGAAGAAGCGGTCGTAGGCGGAGTCCTCGTCGTTGACGACGTCGTTGGGGGCGACGTAGGCCACCACGCCGTCCATGTCACGCGGGTAGAAGCGCTCGTAGTACGTCGCCGTCATGCCGCCCTTGGAGCCGCCGGTGGAGATCCAGTTCTTGGCGTAGATCTTCTTCAGCGCCTTGAAGATGCGGTGCTGGTCGCTCGCCGCCTGCCAGATGTCCAGCTTGGACCAGTCGGCCGGGTCGGGGCGGGAGGGGTTGAAGAAGCGGTACTCCATGGAGACCTGGTTGCCGTCGACGATCTGGGTCGGCTCGCGGCGGCTGGGGGTGGTGGAGACGTTGTAGCCGCCGGTGTAGAAGACTGTGGGGCGGCTGACGTCCTTGTGCAGCACGGTGATGCGCTGCTGGAAGGTGCCCTTGGACGGGTGCCGGTGGTCGACCGGCTGCGTGTAGTTGAGGACGAAGTAGCGGTAGCCGGGATACGGCTTCTCCTGGACCAGGCTCATGCCCGGGACGGAGAGCAGCCGGTCCTTGATGTCCGTCGGCTCCGGCGATGGGGGTCCCCCCGCGCGAGCGAAGTCGAGCGTGGGGGAGGCGGTCGCCGCTCCGGCCGTGCTCAGCGTGCCTATGAGCACGGTGAGCGCCAGCAGCCATCTGAGCGCTTTGCGCATGCGCGTGCACCCTTCCCTGTGAGACAGATGTGCACACCGGAAGCTATCCGGGGCAACGCCCGTCGCACCAGAGGGGGTTGCCGAGGGTTACCCCTACACCGGGTTCAGCACACGATCCAGCCCGAGCTGTACGAGCCGCCGCCCACCGAGCCCCTCACCCACACGCTCCGGTGTCCCGCGTAGACCCGCACCACCGGTGAACTGCGGGTGTGCCGCCTCGACTTCGGTACGGCGACATGGCCGCGCGCCTGCACGCTCACCGAGATCAGCCGCTTGGTGCCGGGCTTCTTCTGGACGGTGTAGGCGCAGACCAGGCCGCCGTCCCTGTACACCAGTACGGAACCGGTGGAGAAGGACAGGGTGCGCACCTTCCGCCCTGTACAGGAGGTGGCGGAAGAGGCGGCGGAGGCGGACGCGGCCTGGGCGCTGCCCGGCGCCACGACGGCGAGCAGCGCGGCCACGGTCAGCAGAACCAGTCCCCCCACCAGCCGCCGCCCCGCCGTACTCCCCACACTCCCCGCGCCCCCACCACTCCCCGTACTCCCGCTTCTCCCTCTGCGCCCTCGGTTTCCAGGCCCCCAAGTCCCCCCTGTGCCCACGGTCCCCGTCCCCTCCCGCCTTCGCCGTACGCGATTGCCGTACTGGTGTACGGACGCACGGCGTGTGTCGGATGGTTGCGCGACCGTCACCGGGACGCGCTCACCGACTCCTCGGGCTCGTCCGCGCCGACGAAGGTCCGCCACAGGCGGGCGTAGCGCCCGTCGAGGGCGAGGAGTTCCGTGTGCGTGCCGTCCTCCACGACCCGGCCGTGGTCCATCAGCACGACACGGTCCGCGCGGGCCGCGGTGGTCAGGCGGTGGGCCACCACCAGGGTGGTGCGGCGGCCCGCGAGGCGGTCCGTGGCCTGGTTGACCTGGGCTTCCGTGGCCAGGTCGAGGGCGGCCGTCGCCTCGTCGAGGAGCAGGACGTCCGGGTCGACGAGTTCGGCGCGGGCCAGTGCGATCAGTTGGCGCTGGCCTGCGGAGAGGTTGCGGCCTCGCTCGGACACCTCGTGGAGGTAGCCGCCGTCGAGGGTGGCGATCATGTCGTGCGCGCCGACCGACCGCGCCGCCGCCTCGACCTCGGCGTCGGTGGCGTCGGGCCGGCCGTAGGCGATGGCGTCGCGGACGGTGCCGGGGAAGAGGTACGCCTCCTGCGGGACGACTCCGAGACGGTGGCGGTACGAGGTGAGGTCCAGGGAGCGGAGGTCCGTGCCGTCGACCGTCACCCGGCCGCCGGTCGGGTCGTAGAAGCGGGCCACCAGCTTGACGAGGGTCGACTTGCCGGCGCCGGTCTCGCCGACGAACGCGACCGTCTGGCCGGCCGGGATGCTCAACTCGATCCCGGTCAGGGCCTCTTCCTCCGCCCCGTACGTGAAGTGCACGTCCTCGAAGGCGATTTCGCCGCGCAGCGAGAGCACTTCGAGCGGCTCGTCGGCGGACCGCGTGGACGTCGGCTCCTGGAGCAACTCCTGGATGCGGCCCAGGGACACGGTCGCCTGCTGGTAGCCGTCGAAGACCTGGGAGAGCTGCTGGACGGGGGCGAAGAACAGGTCGATGTAGAGGAGATACGCGACCAGGGCGCCGGTCGTCAGCGTCGCCGCGTCGACCCGGCCCGCGCCCGCGACCAGTACCGCTGCCGCCGCGATCGACGACAGGAACTGCACGAAGGGGAAGTAGACCGAGATCAGCCACTGGCCCCGGACGCGGGCCACGCGGTAGCTGTCGCTGGCCTCCGCGAACCGCGCCCGGCCGTCCCGCTCGCGCCGGAAGGCCTGCACGATCCTGAGCCCGGACACCGACTCCTGGAGGTCGGCGTTGACCGACGACACGCGCTCGCGGGCGAGTTCGTACGCCTTCACACTCGCCCTGCGGAAGAAGTAGGTGGCGATGATCAGGGGCGGGAGCGTCGCGAAGACGACGAGCGCGAGCTGTACGTCGATCACCAGCAGGGCGACCAGGATGCCGAAGAACGTGACGACCGAGACGAAGGCGGTGACCAGCCCGGTCTGCAGGAACGTGGACAGGGCGTCGACGTCGGTCGTCATCCGGGTCATGATCCGGCCGGTCAACTCCCGTTCGTAGTAGTCGAGTCCGAGCCGCTGGAGCTGGGCGAAGATCTTCAGGCGGAGGGTGTAGAGGACGCGTTCGCCGGTGCGGCCGGTCTTGCGGATCTCGCCGGTCTGCGCGACCCACTGCACCAGCACGGCGAGCAGGCCGAGCAGCGAGGCGGCCCAGACGGCGCCCAGCGCCATCCGGCTCACGCCCTGGTCGATGCCGTGCCGGATCATCACCGGCAGCAGCAGGCTCATCCCGGCGTCGACGGCGACCAGGCCGAGGCTGACGAGGAGCGGGGCGCCGAAGCCGCGCAGCAGCCTGCGCAGGCCGTAGGACTCCTCCGGCTGCACCGCCCGCCCCTCGTCGACGTCCGGTGTGTCGGCGGCCGGGGGCAACTCCTCGATCTGGGCGAGGAGTTCGGGGGTGGCCGGCATCTCGGAGAGCGCGGTGTCCTTCGGCTCACGGTCGCCGGTCCACAGCCGGGGCGTCACCCCGCGCTCGGCGTCGAACTCGGCGTCCAGTTCGTCGCGGACGGTGGTGTCCTCGCCCGCTGCGAGCGGCCGGGCGTGGCCGGGCGAGACGCCGCCGAGCTCGTCCGGGTCGGTGAGCAGGCGGCGGTAGAGCGGGGAGCGTTTCTGGAGCTCCTCGTGGGTGCCGAGGTCGGCGAGGCGTCCGGCGTCGAGGACGGCTATGCGGTCGGCGAGGCCCAGGGTGGAGCGGCGGTGGGCGATGAGGAGGGTCGTACGGCCCTCCATGACCTGCCCCAGCGCCTCGTGGATCTCGTGCTCGACGGCCGCGTCCACGGCGGAGGTGGCGTCGTCGAGGACCAGCAGGCGGGGGTCGGTGAGGATCGCGCGGGCGAGCGCGACGCGCTGGCGCTGGCCGCCGGAGAGGGTGAGGCCGTGTTCGCCGACCTTCGTGTCGTAGCCCTCGGGCAGCTCGGCGATGAACCCGTCGGCCTGGGCGACGCGGGCGGCCTCCTCGATCTGCTCCCGGGTCGCGTCGGGACGCCCGTACGCGATGTTGTCGCGGACCGTGTCGGAGAAGAGGAAGGAGTCCTCGGGGACCAGGCCGATCGCGGCGCGCAGCGAGTCGGAGGTGAGCTCGCGGACGTCGTGGCCGCCGATGAGGACGGCGCCCCGGGTGACGTCGTAGAAGCGGGGCACGAGGAGGGAGACCGTCGACTTGCCCGAGCCGGAGGAACCGACGACGGCCAGGGTCTCGCCGGCGCGGATCTCCAGGCTGAGGCCGTCGAGGACGGGGCGCTCGGGGTCGTAGCCGAAGGAGACGTCGTCGAACTCGACCGTCGCCGGGGCGTCGGCGGGGAGCTCCTTGGCGCCGTCCGTCATCGACGGCTCGGTGTCGATCAGCTCCAGGACGCGTTCGGTGCCGGCGCGGGCCTGCTGGCCGACCGTGAGGACCATCGCGAGCATCCGGACCGGGCCGACGAGCTGGGCGAGATAGGTGGAGAACGCGACGAACGTGCCGAGGGTGATGTGCCCGCGCACGGCCAGCCAGCCGCCGACCGCCAGCATGGCGACCTGGCCGAGCGCGGGGACGGCCTGCAGGGCGGGGGTGTACGCAGAGTTCAGCCGGATCGTGCGCAGCCGGCCCGCGAAGAGCCGGCGGCCGACCTCGCGCAGCTTGCCCGTCTCCTGGTCCTCCTGCCCGAAGCCCTTCACCACGCGTACGCCGCTGACGGCGCCGTCGACCACGCCCGCGACCGCCGCCGCCTGCGCCTGCGCGTACCAGGTGGCCGGGTGCAGCTTCGTACGGCTGCGCTTGGCGATGTACGCGAGGGCGGGCGCCACGGCGAGGGCGACCAGGGTGAGCGGGAGCGACAGCCACGCCATGATCACCAGGGAGATCAGGAAGAGGAGCAGGTTCCCGATCGTCATCGGGAGCATGAACAGCAGGCCCTGGATGAGCTGGAGGTCGCTGGTGGCGCGGCCGATGACCTGCCCGGTGGACAGCTCGTCCTGGCGGCGGCCGTCGAGCCGGGTGATCGTCTCGAACATCTCGGTCCGCAGGTCGTGCTGGACGTCGAGGGCGAGCCGGCCGCCGTAGTAGCGGCGGACGTAGGTGAGGGCGTACACGACGAGCGCGGCGGCGAGGAGGGCTCCCGCCCAGGGCGCCATGGCACGGGTGTGGCCGCCGATGACGTCGTCGATGATCACCTTGGTGACCAGCGGGACCAGTGCCATGACGGCCATGCCGGCGAGCGAGGAGCCGAGCGCGAGGACGACGTCCGTCGGGTGGCGCCATGCGTAGCCCGCCAGGCGGTGTGCCCAGCCTCGCGGTGTCTCCCCCTGCTGCGCTGCCACCCGGTGCCTTCCTTCAGACCAGACCTTCAGGCCTGATGTTCGGCCTGATCTTCCGGAAGGCACCAACGCGGAACGGGGCGGATTTCATCCCGCCGCGACAATTCGCTCCGCAGGTTCGGCCGTCTTTCGGGTGCTGCGCCGTGGGGGCTGGTCGCGCCCAAGCGGTGGAGCCGCAGATCGATACAGCCCCGCGCCCCTAGCCCGCGACCCTCACCCGCAGAAAATAGAGACGGGTGACCTGTGCGGCGTTCTGGTTGTCGTCGCTGACCAGGAGGACCTTGAGGCGGCCCTTGGCCTGGCCGGTGATCACCATGCCCTCGATGTTGTCGAGGAGGGGGTTCGGCTGGGGCTGCTCGGCGGTCGCTCCCAGTGACGGGCACGTCGCCACGTCCGTCAGCAGGGTCTTCTTGATCAGGCGGACGTCGCCCTGGCCCGTGAGGCTGTCGACACCGCTCGTGTTCGTCGCGTGGCGCGGGTCGGCCAGATAGAGGCGGACCGTGTTGCCGACGCCCGGGGTGAAGCCGCGCTCGAGGACGAGGAGGCGGCCGTCGGGGGTGGCCTGGACCTCGGGGACGCCGAGCCCGGCGTCGGTGCGGTAGGCGTACTGGGCGCCCAGCGCGAAGTGCCCGCCCTTGGTCCCGGCCCGGTTCCAGGTCTGGAAGCGAACCATGTTCGTGCTGTCTCCGGAGATCGCGTACTCCATCGACGCGAGGAGGGTGCGCCCGCCGGGCAGGAGGGTCAGGCCCTCGAAGGTCTGGTTGGACGTGGCGCGCCCGGCGGGGGCGACGAGCAGCGAGGACGGAACCGGAAGCCGGTCGAGGATCTTGCCGGTGCGGCTGTAGCGGCGGATCGACGGCTCGGTCTCCGAGGTGATCAGCCGGGTGCCGTCACGGTCCACGACCAGGCCCTCGGAGTCGAGGGCGGCGCCGTTCTCGTCGGCGAGCGGGACGACGCCCTTCGGCTGGAGCGTCTTGGCGTCCAGGTCGAAGAGGGAGGAGCGGTCGGAGAGGGCCGCGAGGGAGCCGATGGGGGTCCCCCCGCTCGAGCGAAGCCGAGCGTGGGGGACGTCCACGGCGAGCGCGGAGAGGTTTCCGACGAAGGTGCCGTCGTAGGTCGTCCTGTCGAGGGCGTCGGAGAAGCGGTCGATGGCGACGGAGGGTGAACAGGCGTTGCCAGCACCCGAGTCGGCACTGGCGACGGGCCCGGCGGCGGTGACGGCGGTGGCCGCCGCCAGGCCGGCGACGAGGGCGGCGAGTACGGTTCGCAGACGCATGGACGTCACCGTAGGACGCGGTGGTGACGGCCGGTAGGACTGCCGGTTAAAGATCGCGGCCCGGCCACGAACACGGCTAGGAGGCCGCGAGATCCTTGTGGATGACCTTGGCGACGCCCTGGATGGTCGCGATGCCGTAGTTCATCGTGCTGTTGCCGTGGGTGAGGACCGTCATGGTGTAGTCGTGGCCGCCGCCCTTGAAGGTGCCGACGCTGTGCACCCGCCAGCCGAGCGTGGCCCGCGACAGCCAGCCGTTCTTGACATGCCAGGTGACACCGGCGGGCACGCCGTACGGCGTGCCCCAGCGCTGGGCGGAGACGACCTGGCCCATCAACTGGTTGACGTAGGCGCGCGAGGCGTCGGTGAGGACGGTGTTCTTGGCCGTGAGCAGGTTCAGCAGTTTCTGCTCGTCGGTGACGGTGATCTGGGTCAGGCCCCAGTAGCCGTTGGCGCCCGGCTTGGTCAGGGTCATCTTGGCGGCCGTCAGGAAGTTCTTGATCTTCGTCGGACCGAGCTGCGTCCACAGGGTGGAGGTGG
The Streptomyces sp. NBC_01485 genome window above contains:
- a CDS encoding EamA family transporter is translated as MRPSQLAPSHLAPSHLVLAVLVAAVWGVNFTVVEIGLGHFPPLLFSALRFLVAALPAVFFVGRPKVAWKWIVAVGLVLGMAKFGLLFTGMASGMPAGLSSLVLQIQSVFTAAIAFVALGERPTRVRLLGMGVALAGIGVAAVDEGASGPLGAFALVIAAAVCWGASNVLTRKASPPDALNFMVWVSTVPVLPLLALSLLTEGPARDLAALRALDWQGAGTVVYVAWVTTVFGFGAWGWLLHRHPASTVAPFSLLVPVFGMTSAAVFLDESVSGLRWCAAALLVGGVALTSLAPTRRTVPPTGSPTVPPSVPPVAPPRVPPVVHTNDAAPAEL
- a CDS encoding LysR family transcriptional regulator, which produces MLDLQRLRALHAVSVHGTVGAAAVALGYTSSAVSQQIAKLERETRTVLLEREGRGIRLTDEALQLAATAKELLAIVERAETELEERRGVPAGRLAIAAFASAARGLLPSVLADLARRHPALDARLTEVDPHLSVDLVAKGAVDLAVAHDWDIAPLPAPAGVEQAVIGDDLCDLLVPAGHAFVGRTTVRREELGGERWICQPPGRVCHDWLLRTLRAAGHEPDLVHTADENPTLVALVAAGLGVALIPRLGRGPLPAGVVEVPLDPMPVRRLYALWRTGAARRPAIAETVRVLREQWPQASAH
- a CDS encoding glycoside hydrolase family 3 protein translates to MPSRRTVLAATAGVTAALTVGAAPPAHDRDPSAPLSRTTSRMISRTLSRMTLEEKVGQVFVSRVYGHSATAPDQADVDANLAELGVRTAAELLARYRLGGIVYFTWARNTRAPAQIADLSNGIQRASLQQPRGLPVLISTDQEHGAVCRVGRPATLFPGAMAIGAGGSRADARTLGRLAGRELRAMGIRQDYSPVADVNVDPANPVIGVRSFGADPDAVAGLVAAEVEGFRAAGVAATAKHFPGHGDTAVDSHTGFPVITHTREVWEALDAVPFRAAIAAGVDSLMTAHILVPALDVPHSRLRSSGGTPIGDPATLSRPIVTGILRERLGYDGVVVTDALDMAGVRTKYGDDRVPVLALKAGVDQLLNPPKLDVAFNAVLKAVRDGELTERRLDESVLRILRLKARLGLFDEPYVSLADVGRTVGARAHLAAADEIAERTTTLLVNEGPVLPLSPRTHPRLLVVGADPASPTGTTGPPTGVLAAALTALGFGATALSTGTDPSPEAITRALTAAGAADAVVVATYNVTADGAQRTLVEQLVRQLAATGRPVVAMAIRNPYDVAQLPSVQACLATYSWTDVELRAAARVIAGTVAPRGKLPVPVQRADDPTRVLYPTGHGLTY
- a CDS encoding S28 family serine protease — translated: MRKALRWLLALTVLIGTLSTAGAATASPTLDFARAGGPPSPEPTDIKDRLLSVPGMSLVQEKPYPGYRYFVLNYTQPVDHRHPSKGTFQQRITVLHKDVSRPTVFYTGGYNVSTTPSRREPTQIVDGNQVSMEYRFFNPSRPDPADWSKLDIWQAASDQHRIFKALKKIYAKNWISTGGSKGGMTATYYERFYPRDMDGVVAYVAPNDVVNDEDSAYDRFFARVGTKECRDRLNAVQREALVRREPLEKKYEAYAAENGYTFTTIGSLDRAYEAVVLDYVWGFWQYSLLSDCATIPANAATATDDEIFDSIDTISGFSAYADQGLETYTPYYYQAGTQLGAPTIHFPNIEKRYIRYGYQPPRNFVPRDIRMKFQPGAMRDVDTWVKHNARHMLFVYGQNDPWGAEPFRLGKGAKDSYVFTAPGLNHGANVAGLVADQKSLATARILDWAGVAATAVSQARPLAKFDAKLDVRDVEREPALRP
- a CDS encoding ABC transporter ATP-binding protein; translation: MAAQQGETPRGWAHRLAGYAWRHPTDVVLALGSSLAGMAVMALVPLVTKVIIDDVIGGHTRAMAPWAGALLAAALVVYALTYVRRYYGGRLALDVQHDLRTEMFETITRLDGRRQDELSTGQVIGRATSDLQLIQGLLFMLPMTIGNLLLFLISLVIMAWLSLPLTLVALAVAPALAYIAKRSRTKLHPATWYAQAQAAAVAGVVDGAVSGVRVVKGFGQEDQETGKLREVGRRLFAGRLRTIRLNSAYTPALQAVPALGQVAMLAVGGWLAVRGHITLGTFVAFSTYLAQLVGPVRMLAMVLTVGQQARAGTERVLELIDTEPSMTDGAKELPADAPATVEFDDVSFGYDPERPVLDGLSLEIRAGETLAVVGSSGSGKSTVSLLVPRFYDVTRGAVLIGGHDVRELTSDSLRAAIGLVPEDSFLFSDTVRDNIAYGRPDATREQIEEAARVAQADGFIAELPEGYDTKVGEHGLTLSGGQRQRVALARAILTDPRLLVLDDATSAVDAAVEHEIHEALGQVMEGRTTLLIAHRRSTLGLADRIAVLDAGRLADLGTHEELQKRSPLYRRLLTDPDELGGVSPGHARPLAAGEDTTVRDELDAEFDAERGVTPRLWTGDREPKDTALSEMPATPELLAQIEELPPAADTPDVDEGRAVQPEESYGLRRLLRGFGAPLLVSLGLVAVDAGMSLLLPVMIRHGIDQGVSRMALGAVWAASLLGLLAVLVQWVAQTGEIRKTGRTGERVLYTLRLKIFAQLQRLGLDYYERELTGRIMTRMTTDVDALSTFLQTGLVTAFVSVVTFFGILVALLVIDVQLALVVFATLPPLIIATYFFRRASVKAYELARERVSSVNADLQESVSGLRIVQAFRRERDGRARFAEASDSYRVARVRGQWLISVYFPFVQFLSSIAAAAVLVAGAGRVDAATLTTGALVAYLLYIDLFFAPVQQLSQVFDGYQQATVSLGRIQELLQEPTSTRSADEPLEVLSLRGEIAFEDVHFTYGAEEEALTGIELSIPAGQTVAFVGETGAGKSTLVKLVARFYDPTGGRVTVDGTDLRSLDLTSYRHRLGVVPQEAYLFPGTVRDAIAYGRPDATDAEVEAAARSVGAHDMIATLDGGYLHEVSERGRNLSAGQRQLIALARAELVDPDVLLLDEATAALDLATEAQVNQATDRLAGRRTTLVVAHRLTTAARADRVVLMDHGRVVEDGTHTELLALDGRYARLWRTFVGADEPEESVSASR
- a CDS encoding esterase-like activity of phytase family protein, with translation MRLRTVLAALVAGLAAATAVTAAGPVASADSGAGNACSPSVAIDRFSDALDRTTYDGTFVGNLSALAVDVPHARLRSSGGTPIGSLAALSDRSSLFDLDAKTLQPKGVVPLADENGAALDSEGLVVDRDGTRLITSETEPSIRRYSRTGKILDRLPVPSSLLVAPAGRATSNQTFEGLTLLPGGRTLLASMEYAISGDSTNMVRFQTWNRAGTKGGHFALGAQYAYRTDAGLGVPEVQATPDGRLLVLERGFTPGVGNTVRLYLADPRHATNTSGVDSLTGQGDVRLIKKTLLTDVATCPSLGATAEQPQPNPLLDNIEGMVITGQAKGRLKVLLVSDDNQNAAQVTRLYFLRVRVAG
- a CDS encoding serine hydrolase — protein: MTHPTVRRRRGLVATAFGAGFLITGVAVATPAAAAATPTVSCTSSKAALAAKLKKDITAALVGRTGTVGVGLYDRTTNTTCTLRATTAYDSASVVKVTVLSALLWDAQKTGRALTSREKSLATAMITKSDNAATSTLWTQLGPTKIKNFLTAAKMTLTKPGANGYWGLTQITVTDEQKLLNLLTAKNTVLTDASRAYVNQLMGQVVSAQRWGTPYGVPAGVTWHVKNGWLSRATLGWRVHSVGTFKGGGHDYTMTVLTHGNSTMNYGIATIQGVAKVIHKDLAAS